In Drosophila innubila isolate TH190305 chromosome 2R unlocalized genomic scaffold, UK_Dinn_1.0 1_C_2R, whole genome shotgun sequence, the following are encoded in one genomic region:
- the LOC117784088 gene encoding protein arginine N-methyltransferase 7 isoform X1, which yields MQKVLRLSLQRIRLMSSFSQVLNPITGQNTWQEQGDDYDYHQEVANAGFGDMLHDWERNQKYDAALRKTIAGMRQAGREVHVLDIGTGTGILAMMALRAGADTVTACEAFMPMANCAERILAANEATKVRLIRKRSTEIKIGVDMPHKANLLVAELLDTELIGEGAIGIYNHAHDHLLTEDALCIPARATCYAQLAQSSLASQWNSLKILANLDGDILLSPPAQLSQCSGEAALHDVQLSQVPPSSFRALAPPMEIFQFDFQRKQKREEQRQNVLQLQLSSPGTVEIVYYWWQIEMDDAGDILLSCAPYWAHPELKQLQASCSDTERPVANVVPWRDHWMQAIYYIPKPLQIHDTQEPFWLSCYHDEYSLWFDAHKDQPPTKATPRHSCSCDLHMTYTRSRIGQLNQGTRNKRYLSYLEEALQEAETQPAHMLILGDGCMLGLASSALGAATVRCLEPHRFSRRLLESIAKHNQLKNVTFLESLKQLEPEELNTLTHIFAEPYFLNSILPWDNFYFGTLLLQLQEHLPASVKISPYGARIYALPVQFLDLHKIRAPIVKCEGFDLKLFDEMVQRSAEEALSLVEAQPLWEYPCRALAQPQEILSVDFANFGLEQHKEGQLQLTASGECNGIALWVDWQLTAKNSPKSVVSTGPVEPVVPGQFVKWDMFVRQGVHFTNQKMSTKDAKTRLDWSTTFRPVLGDLSFNFSLFANHEKCD from the exons ATGCAGAAAGTATTACGATTGTCGCTGCAGCGCATACGATTAATGTCGAGCTTTTCGCAAGTACTCAACCCGATAACGGGCCAAAACACATGGCAGGAACAGGGTGACGACTATGATTACCACCAGGAGGTGGCAAACGCAGGGTTCGGGGACATGCTGCACGACTGGGAGCGCAACCAGAAGTACGATGCGGCATTGCGAAAGACAATCGCAGGCATGCGGCAAGCGGGCAGAGAAGTCCACGTGCTGGACATTGGCACCGGTACCGGTATTCTCGCCATGATGGCCCTGCGTGCCGGCGCCGACACTGTGACAGCCTGTGAGGCGTTCATGCCCATGGCGAACTGTGCGGAACGTATTCTTGCCGCCAATGAAGCCACTAAGGTGCGACTCATACGCAAACGCTCGACAGAGATTAAAATAGGAGTGGACATGCCTCATAAGGCCAATTTACTTGTGGCAGAGCTACTGGACACGGAACTCATCGGTGAGGGAGCCATTGGCATCTACAATCATGCACATGACCATCTGCTGACCGAGGATGCACTGTGCATTCCCGCCCGTGCCACTTGCTATGCTCAGCTGGCTCAATCCTCTCTAGCGTCGCAGTGGAACAGCCTGAAGATCTTGGCCAACTTGGATGGCGACATACTCTTGAGTCCACCTGCTCAGCTCTCGCAGTGTAGCGGTGAGGCTGCTCTCCACGATGTCCAGCTCTCCCAAGTGCCTCCTAGCTCATTTCGTGCACTCGCTCCGCCAATGGAGATCTTTCAGTTTGACTTTCAGCGCAAGCAGAAGCGAGAGGAGCAGCGTCAGAatgtgctgcagttgcagctcaGTTCCCCAGGCACAGTGGAAATAGTCTACTACTGGTGGCAAATCGAAATGGATGATGCTGGTGATATATTGCTGAGCTGTGCACCTTATTGGGCTCATCCCGAGCTGAAGCAACTGCAGGCCAGTTGCAGTGACACAGAGCGGCCTGTGGCCAATGTGGTGCCCTGGCGGGATCACTGGATGCAGGCCATCTACTACATACCCAAGCCCCTGCAGATACATGATACCCAAGAACCCTTCTGGCTGAGTTGCTACCACGACGAGTATTCGCTCTGGTTCGATGCTCACAAGGATCAGCCGCCCACAAAGGCCACACCCCGTCATAGTTGCAGCTGTGACCTGCACATGACCTACACCCGCAGTCGGATCGGTCAGCTTAATCAGGGCACGAGGAACAAGCGCTACCTGAGCTACCTGGAAGAGGCGCTCCAAGAGGCAGAGACGCAGCCAGCCCATATGCTGATCTTGGGTGACGGCTGCATGTTGGGACTTGCCAGTTCAGCTTTAGGTGCTGCCACAGTTCGTTGCCTGGAACCACATCGTTTCTCGCGTCGACTCCTTGAGTCCATAGCCAAGCATAATCAACTGAAGAACGTTACCTTTTTGGAAAGTCTAAAGCAACTGGAACCCGAGGAATTAAACACCCTTACACACATCTTTGCCGAGCCTTACTTTCTCAATTCTATTTTGCCCTGGGACAATTTTTACTTTGGCACATTACTGCTCCAGCTGCAGGAGCATCTTCCAGCCTCGGTGAAAATCTCGCCCTATGGGGCTCGCATTTATGCTTTGCCCGTGCAGTTTCTCGATCTGCACAAGATACGAGCACCCATCGTCAAATGTGAAGGATTCGATCTGAAGCTCTTCGATGAAATGGTGCAG CGCTCAGCGGAAGAGGCCCTGTCCCTAGTGGAGGCGCAACCACTCTGGGAATATCCATGTCGTGCTCTCGCACAGCCGCAGGAAATTCTCAGCGTTGACTTTGCCAACTTTGGCCTGGAGCAGCACAAAGAGGGTCAACTGCAGCTGACTGC ATCTGGCGAGTGCAATGGCATTGCATTGTGGGTGGACTGGCAATTGACGGCAAAGAACAGTCCCAAGTCTGTTGTGAGCACCGGACCCGTGGAGCCAGTTGTGCCCGGTCAATTTGTCAAGTGGGACATGTTTGTGCGGCAGGGAGTGCACTTCACCAATCAAAAGATGTCGACGAAAGATGCTAAAACGCGTCTGGATTGGAGCACTACGTTTAGACCAGTTCTGGGCGATCTGAGCTTCAATTTCTCGCTATTTGCGAACCACGAAAAATGCGATTAA
- the LOC117784088 gene encoding protein arginine N-methyltransferase 7 isoform X2 yields MSSFSQVLNPITGQNTWQEQGDDYDYHQEVANAGFGDMLHDWERNQKYDAALRKTIAGMRQAGREVHVLDIGTGTGILAMMALRAGADTVTACEAFMPMANCAERILAANEATKVRLIRKRSTEIKIGVDMPHKANLLVAELLDTELIGEGAIGIYNHAHDHLLTEDALCIPARATCYAQLAQSSLASQWNSLKILANLDGDILLSPPAQLSQCSGEAALHDVQLSQVPPSSFRALAPPMEIFQFDFQRKQKREEQRQNVLQLQLSSPGTVEIVYYWWQIEMDDAGDILLSCAPYWAHPELKQLQASCSDTERPVANVVPWRDHWMQAIYYIPKPLQIHDTQEPFWLSCYHDEYSLWFDAHKDQPPTKATPRHSCSCDLHMTYTRSRIGQLNQGTRNKRYLSYLEEALQEAETQPAHMLILGDGCMLGLASSALGAATVRCLEPHRFSRRLLESIAKHNQLKNVTFLESLKQLEPEELNTLTHIFAEPYFLNSILPWDNFYFGTLLLQLQEHLPASVKISPYGARIYALPVQFLDLHKIRAPIVKCEGFDLKLFDEMVQRSAEEALSLVEAQPLWEYPCRALAQPQEILSVDFANFGLEQHKEGQLQLTASGECNGIALWVDWQLTAKNSPKSVVSTGPVEPVVPGQFVKWDMFVRQGVHFTNQKMSTKDAKTRLDWSTTFRPVLGDLSFNFSLFANHEKCD; encoded by the exons ATGTCGAGCTTTTCGCAAGTACTCAACCCGATAACGGGCCAAAACACATGGCAGGAACAGGGTGACGACTATGATTACCACCAGGAGGTGGCAAACGCAGGGTTCGGGGACATGCTGCACGACTGGGAGCGCAACCAGAAGTACGATGCGGCATTGCGAAAGACAATCGCAGGCATGCGGCAAGCGGGCAGAGAAGTCCACGTGCTGGACATTGGCACCGGTACCGGTATTCTCGCCATGATGGCCCTGCGTGCCGGCGCCGACACTGTGACAGCCTGTGAGGCGTTCATGCCCATGGCGAACTGTGCGGAACGTATTCTTGCCGCCAATGAAGCCACTAAGGTGCGACTCATACGCAAACGCTCGACAGAGATTAAAATAGGAGTGGACATGCCTCATAAGGCCAATTTACTTGTGGCAGAGCTACTGGACACGGAACTCATCGGTGAGGGAGCCATTGGCATCTACAATCATGCACATGACCATCTGCTGACCGAGGATGCACTGTGCATTCCCGCCCGTGCCACTTGCTATGCTCAGCTGGCTCAATCCTCTCTAGCGTCGCAGTGGAACAGCCTGAAGATCTTGGCCAACTTGGATGGCGACATACTCTTGAGTCCACCTGCTCAGCTCTCGCAGTGTAGCGGTGAGGCTGCTCTCCACGATGTCCAGCTCTCCCAAGTGCCTCCTAGCTCATTTCGTGCACTCGCTCCGCCAATGGAGATCTTTCAGTTTGACTTTCAGCGCAAGCAGAAGCGAGAGGAGCAGCGTCAGAatgtgctgcagttgcagctcaGTTCCCCAGGCACAGTGGAAATAGTCTACTACTGGTGGCAAATCGAAATGGATGATGCTGGTGATATATTGCTGAGCTGTGCACCTTATTGGGCTCATCCCGAGCTGAAGCAACTGCAGGCCAGTTGCAGTGACACAGAGCGGCCTGTGGCCAATGTGGTGCCCTGGCGGGATCACTGGATGCAGGCCATCTACTACATACCCAAGCCCCTGCAGATACATGATACCCAAGAACCCTTCTGGCTGAGTTGCTACCACGACGAGTATTCGCTCTGGTTCGATGCTCACAAGGATCAGCCGCCCACAAAGGCCACACCCCGTCATAGTTGCAGCTGTGACCTGCACATGACCTACACCCGCAGTCGGATCGGTCAGCTTAATCAGGGCACGAGGAACAAGCGCTACCTGAGCTACCTGGAAGAGGCGCTCCAAGAGGCAGAGACGCAGCCAGCCCATATGCTGATCTTGGGTGACGGCTGCATGTTGGGACTTGCCAGTTCAGCTTTAGGTGCTGCCACAGTTCGTTGCCTGGAACCACATCGTTTCTCGCGTCGACTCCTTGAGTCCATAGCCAAGCATAATCAACTGAAGAACGTTACCTTTTTGGAAAGTCTAAAGCAACTGGAACCCGAGGAATTAAACACCCTTACACACATCTTTGCCGAGCCTTACTTTCTCAATTCTATTTTGCCCTGGGACAATTTTTACTTTGGCACATTACTGCTCCAGCTGCAGGAGCATCTTCCAGCCTCGGTGAAAATCTCGCCCTATGGGGCTCGCATTTATGCTTTGCCCGTGCAGTTTCTCGATCTGCACAAGATACGAGCACCCATCGTCAAATGTGAAGGATTCGATCTGAAGCTCTTCGATGAAATGGTGCAG CGCTCAGCGGAAGAGGCCCTGTCCCTAGTGGAGGCGCAACCACTCTGGGAATATCCATGTCGTGCTCTCGCACAGCCGCAGGAAATTCTCAGCGTTGACTTTGCCAACTTTGGCCTGGAGCAGCACAAAGAGGGTCAACTGCAGCTGACTGC ATCTGGCGAGTGCAATGGCATTGCATTGTGGGTGGACTGGCAATTGACGGCAAAGAACAGTCCCAAGTCTGTTGTGAGCACCGGACCCGTGGAGCCAGTTGTGCCCGGTCAATTTGTCAAGTGGGACATGTTTGTGCGGCAGGGAGTGCACTTCACCAATCAAAAGATGTCGACGAAAGATGCTAAAACGCGTCTGGATTGGAGCACTACGTTTAGACCAGTTCTGGGCGATCTGAGCTTCAATTTCTCGCTATTTGCGAACCACGAAAAATGCGATTAA
- the LOC117784089 gene encoding tektin-2, with product MAFQSVVIMDKPLQHISLADWNARVSGLRNVADARRADAFALRHSSRVLRNETRIESDWASIETNDALADRVVELNNWRQIILRTFERIVSEINALQEEKDITERELAALSSPIAVISEVLTMRDCRLGAELTYDEPDTEVKNELRILENNQRLLAERCQKAWSKLTRLEEVRFKIGLEIENKVEAVDLDTVQLALNRSSAGISYKPDPMRMPKNSCSYESWLEHVKNVKQLAENELADTAAIREALFVCREKARNMLQAQQERAEHCIRKRIFETQRARNELEWQKLKMKEEMESAVCEIKSLEESLRDKSDALKLAESRLENRAQRSGKELCLDHAHDMLCQEVEKLREIRRCLKDKIDDSKANFNLLSDHAQRIDVDLENKQHSLMTDIRALDLRTRLKGGEHGIKMSDPSAQTERNIVMTHMEQEIPKP from the exons atggcTTTTCAATCAGTTGTGATCATGGATAAGCCGTTGCAGCACATCTCGCTGGCTGATTGGAATGCTCGAGTGAGCGGACTTCGGAATGTGGCGGATGCACGACGGGCAGACGCCTTCGCCTTGCGTCATTCCTCCCGGGTGCTACGTAATGAGACGCGGATCGAGAGCGATTGGGCGAGCATTGAAACGAACGATGCGCTGGCTGATCG CGTTGTGGAGCTGAATAACTGGCGTCAGATAATCCTGAGAACGTTTGAACGCATTGTGAGCGAAATCAATGCGCTGCAGGAAGAAAAGGATATAACGGAGCGTGAATTGGCGGCTCTTTCCTCACCGATTGCGGTGATCAGTGAAGTGCTAACCATGCGGGACTGTCGCCTTGGCGCCGAGCTCACTTACGATGAGCCGGACACGGAGGTCAAGAACGAACTGCGCATTTTGGAGAACAATCAGCGACTTCTGGCGGAGAGGTGCCAGAAGGCTTGGTCAAAGTTGACGCGACTTGAGGAGGTTCGCTTTAAGATTGGCTTGGAGATCGAGAACAAAGTCGAGGCGGTGGATCTAGACACTGTCCAACTGGCCTTAAATCGCAGCTCAGCCGGCATATCCTATAAGCCTGATCCTATGCGTATGCCTAAAAA CTCTTGCTCATACGAGTCGTGGCTGGAGCATGTGAAGAATGTGAAGCAGCTGGCGGAGAACGAACTGGCAGACACGGCTGCCATTCGGGAAGCGTTGTTCGTCTGCCGCGAGAAGGCCCGCAACATGTTGCAGGCACAGCAGGAGCGTGCAGAGCACTGCATACGCAAACGCATCTTCGAGACCCAGCGGGCGCGCAACGAACTGGAATGGCAGAAGCTCAAGATGAAGGAGGAGATGGAGAGTGCCGTTTGCGAGATAAAGTCATTGGAGGAGTCGTTGCGCGACAAGTCGGATGCCTTGAAGCTGGCCGAGTCACGTCTGGAGAATCGTGCACAGCGCAGTGGCAAGGAGCTGTGCCTGGATCATGCTCATGATATGCTCTGCCAGGAGGTGGAGAAGTTGCGTGAAATCCGTCGTTGCCTCAAGGATAAAATCGACGATTCTAAGGCCAACTTTAATCTGCTGTCGGATCATGCACAAAGGATCGACGTGGATCTGGAGAACAAGCAGCATTCGCTGATGACGGACATTCGTGCTCTGGATTTGCGTACGCGTCTCAAGGGAGGAGAGCACGGCATAAAGATGAGCGATCCGAGTGCTCAGACCGAACGCAATATTGTGATGACCCACATGGAACAGGAGATTCCCAAACCATAG
- the LOC117784151 gene encoding tektin-B1-like, which produces MVFQSVGTKEKPLAHISLTDWNARVGRLGNVADARRADTFSIRNSSRVLINETRIEGVWANRESNEALTDRIEELNSWRKIISKTLQRLENEIHTLQQEKFLTERVLDALEGPIALIGEVLSMRDGRLGAELTYDEADKEIKNELYILENNQRLLADRCQNAWKKLKRLEDVRAKIRVEIESKDEAMQLDREQLAINRNSSNISFKPDSQRYPRNCCTYGGWLENVKNIKQMAENELADTSAIREALFVCREKARSILKAQQEQTEYTLRKRIFETQRAHNELEWQKTKMKEEMEKAICAMRILDADLQEKAADLKLAESRLENRALRRGRELCLDYAHFTLCQEVDKLRGIRQCLIDKIDESKANFNLLTSHAQKIDVDLENKRQSLMADTRALELRQRLQDEEFGIKLYNPSAQTDRNIELTHMESFSK; this is translated from the exons ATGGTTTTTCAATCCGTGGGTACTAAAGAGAAGCCCTTGGCGCACATCTCGCTGACGGATTGGAATGCCCGAGTGGGTCGTCTAGGGAATGTGGCGGATGCACGCCGGGCCGACACCTTTTCCATACGAAACTCTTCGCGTGTGCTGATCAATGAGACGCGTATTGAGGGAGTATGGGCAAATCGGGAATCAAATGAGGCGCTGACTGATcg cATTGAAGAGTTGAATAGTTGGCGTAAGATAATTTCCAAGACGCTTCAACGCCTGGAGAATGAAATTCATACACTGCAGCAGGAGAAGTTTCTAACGGAGCGCGTTCTGGATGCGCTGGAGGGACCTATAGCGCTGATAGGCGAGGTTCTGTCCATGCGGGATGGTCGCCTCGGTGCTGAGCTGACTTACGATGAAGCCGACAAGGAGATCAAGAATGAGCTATATATATTGGAGAACAATCAACGATTGCTGGCGGATCGATGCCAAAACGCATGGAAGAAACTGAAGCGTCTTGAAGATGTGCGTGCAAAGATTCGCGTGGAGATCGAGAGCAAAGATGAGGCAATGCAACTGGACAGAGAACAACTGGCAATCAATCGCAATTCAAGCAACATATCCTTCAAGCCGGACTCTCAGCGTTATCCGCGAAA CTGTTGCACATATGGAGGCTGGCTGGAGAATGTGAAGAACATAAAGCAGATGGCCGAGAACGAATTGGCAGACACATCCGCCATAAGAGAAGCATTATTCGTATGCCGGGAAAAGGCTCGCAGCATCCTCAAGGCACAACAGGAGCAAACCGAGTACACATTGAGGAAGCGAATCTTCGAAACTCAACGGGCGCACAATGAGCTGGAGTGGCAGAAGACCAAGATGAAGGAGGAAATGGAGAAAGCAATATGCGCCATGCGGATTCTAGATGCTGATTTACAGGAAAAAGCCGCTGATCTCAAGTTAGCCGAGTCTCGACTGGAGAATCGTGCTCTCCGACGAGGTAGAGAGTTGTGCCTGGATTATGCTCACTTTACGCTTTGCCAGGAGGTGGACAAGTTACGTGGAATACGACAGTGTCTTATAGACAAGATCGATGAGTCGAAAGCCAACTTTAATCTATTAACGAGTCATGCCCAAAAGATCGATGTAGATCTGGAGAACAAACGTCAGTCGTTGATGGCTGACACACGGGCGCTAGAATTACGTCAGCGCCTCCAGGATGAAGAATTTGGCATAAAACTGTACAATCCAAGTGCTCAGACCGATCGCAATATTGAACTCACACATATGGAGAGTTTCTCAAAGTGA
- the LOC117783443 gene encoding tektin-2-like yields MSFHLAVSMEKPVQHLALSDWMARVDRLRNVANARRADAFSTRNSSRMLRNETLIEGNWANYESKEALNVRIAELDHWRDLIAKTFGRLELEIEALREEKKAAESELDSQIRPLAVISKVMSIRDGRLIPETTHDAPDTEIKNELYILENNQRLLVDRCQKAWEKLLRLEQVRFKITRELANKQDTEDMDSALVALDRNSAKISYKTDPLRNPRECSSYEHWLEHAKNMKQLAENELADTAALRDALFVCRQKSRDLLEAQRERTEYSLRKRIFLTQQAHNELEWQQLKMKEEIKDLACEIQSLEDALLSKAKILQLAETRLETRAMRCVTELCLDDPHNLLCKEVEKIEEIKKCLKNQIDDAKANFNLLSDHAKKIDEDLEHKKHSLMIDTEALQLHETLNEEEFAILKDHNPCELTDRNIELTRVEVDPRK; encoded by the exons atgagttttcaTTTGGCTGTGTCCATGGAGAAGCCGGTGCAGCACCTGGCGTTAAGTGATTGGATGGCCCGAGTGGATCGCCTTCGGAATGTGGCGAATGCTCGTCGAGCTGACGCCTTTTCCACACGGAATTCTTCCCGAATGCTACGCAATGAGACGCTCATCGAGGGCAACTGGGCGAACTACGAATCGAAAGAGGCGCTGAATGTTCG CATTGCTGAACTGGATCATTGGCGGGATCTTATTGCTAAAACATTTGGACGCCTTGAGCTCGAAATTGAGGCATTGCGGGAGGAGAAGAAAGCCGCTGAGAGTGAGCTGGACTCGCAGATTCGTCCCTTAGCGGTGATTAGCAAGGTGATGTCGATACGGGACGGTCGTCTTATACCGGAGACTACACACGATGCTCCCGATACAGAGATCAAAAATGAATTATACATATTGGAGAACAATCAACGATTGCTCGTGGATCGCTGCCAAAAGGCATGGGAGAAGTTGCTTCGCCTTGAGCAGGTGCGTTTTAAGATCACCAGAGAGCTGGCCAACAAACAGGATACTGAGGATATGGACAGTGCATTAGTGGCTCTTGATCGCAATTCAGCTAAAATATCCTACAAAACGGATCCGCTGCGTAATCCCAGAGA ATGTTCTTCATATGAGCACTGGCTGGAGCATGCGAAGAACATGAAACAGCTGGCCGAGAACGAATTGGCAGACACGGCTGCCTTAAGGGATGCGCTGTTCGTATGCCGCCAAAAATCCCGTGATTTATTGGAAGCCCAGCGGGAACGCACTGAATACAGCTTACGTAAGCGCATTTTTCTGACTCAACAAGCTCACAACGAGTTGGAGTGGCAGCAGCTCAAGATGAAGGAAGAAATAAAGGATCTTGCATGTGAGATTCAGTCGCTGGAAGATGCTCTACTTAGCAAGGCAAAGATTCTGCAATTGGCCGAAACGCGACTGGAAACTCGTGCCATGCGTTGCGTCACAGAGTTGTGTCTGGATGATCCACACAATTTGCTCTGCAAGGAGGTGGAGAAGatagaagaaataaagaaatgtcTCAAAAACCAAATAGACGATGCCAAGGCAAACTTTAATCTACTTTCGGATCATGCTAAAAAGATTGATGAAGATTTGGAGCACAAGAAGCACTCGCTGATGATTGACACTGAAGCTCTTCAGTTGCATGAAACTCTCAACGAGGAGGAATTCGCAATTCTGAAGGATCACAATCCCTGTGAACTGACCGATCGTAATATCGAGCTCACGCGCGTTGAAGTCGATCCTCGCAAATGA